One Halolamina litorea genomic window carries:
- a CDS encoding asparagine synthase C-terminal domain-containing protein, translating to MVDDLRGADAATVRGAIETSDPLPGTAGFAGEVDGRIVRDVLGRQPIYLDTTGDDWSFDPNDLDRPELLDAGTVVDGGEGRQVWSLPDLEVETDSDAAVDAVREAVLTSVREPGSEGLAVAFSGGVDSAVVAAGVSEAPCYVAGFADAESHDVAAAREAAEAMGRDLRVVGFDHADIERAVPEIVRATGLANAMDVGIALPLYFVAERAAADGYDRLAVGQGADELFGGYRKVVTPAEDHRVAAETVRGATREVIATLPQQLPRDVLTLRAAGVEPVAPLLHDRVVDAALRLPADLLATPDERKVALRRAADGVVPEPVRSAEKKAVQYGTYAARELDRLARQAGFKKRMEDHVGQYIDALVAGEA from the coding sequence ATGGTCGACGACCTCCGCGGCGCCGACGCGGCGACCGTTCGGGGAGCGATCGAAACGAGCGACCCGCTCCCCGGCACCGCGGGCTTCGCCGGCGAGGTCGACGGTCGAATCGTCCGGGACGTACTGGGCCGGCAGCCGATCTACCTCGACACAACGGGCGACGACTGGAGCTTCGACCCGAACGACCTCGACCGGCCCGAACTGCTCGACGCCGGCACCGTCGTCGACGGGGGCGAGGGGCGGCAGGTGTGGTCCCTCCCCGACCTCGAGGTCGAGACGGACTCCGACGCGGCCGTCGACGCCGTTCGTGAGGCCGTGCTGACGAGCGTTCGGGAGCCCGGTTCCGAGGGGCTCGCAGTCGCGTTCTCGGGCGGCGTCGATTCGGCGGTCGTCGCCGCGGGCGTGTCGGAAGCACCCTGCTACGTCGCCGGCTTCGCCGACGCCGAGTCCCACGACGTGGCCGCCGCGCGGGAGGCGGCCGAGGCGATGGGCCGGGACCTCCGGGTTGTCGGGTTCGACCACGCCGACATCGAGCGAGCGGTGCCCGAGATTGTTCGCGCGACGGGGCTGGCGAACGCGATGGACGTGGGGATCGCGCTCCCGCTGTACTTCGTCGCCGAGCGCGCCGCCGCCGACGGCTACGACCGACTCGCCGTCGGGCAGGGGGCCGACGAACTGTTCGGCGGCTACCGAAAGGTGGTGACCCCCGCCGAGGACCACCGCGTCGCGGCCGAGACGGTTCGTGGGGCCACGCGGGAAGTGATCGCGACGCTCCCCCAGCAGCTACCGCGGGACGTGCTGACGCTCCGCGCCGCGGGGGTCGAACCGGTCGCACCCCTGTTGCACGACCGCGTCGTCGACGCCGCCCTCCGATTACCGGCCGACCTGCTCGCCACCCCCGACGAGCGGAAGGTCGCGCTGCGTCGGGCCGCCGACGGCGTGGTTCCGGAGCCCGTTCGCTCGGCGGAGAAGAAGGCGGTACAGTACGGCACCTACGCCGCGCGGGAACTGGACCGGCTGGCCCGGCAGGCCGGCTTCAAGAAGCGGATGGAGGACCACGTGGGGCAGTACATCGACGCGCTCGTGGCCGGCGAGGCCTGA
- a CDS encoding winged helix-turn-helix domain-containing protein: protein MSERLQSVGESGERVDPADAFGLVANETRLSILEALWTADASPVRFSELREAVGMRDSAQFNYHLDKLTDQFVRKLDEGYELRHAGEKVVQAVLAGSFTEHPTLDPIDVGDPCVNCGADLRATYEDERLAITCPDCGYGHGEYAFPPGGLTDRDDEEVLAAFDQRVRHLHCLAKDGVCPECSGRMETTVERADDCCVGSSLTATHRCSQCNHQLCSAVGLALLDDSEVVGFHREHGVSLSERPYWTLPWCVTDDPITLAGEDPQRFEVAIDCEDETMTVTLDDDLSVVETARSD from the coding sequence ATGAGCGAGCGGCTTCAGTCGGTAGGCGAGAGCGGCGAGCGGGTAGACCCGGCCGACGCGTTCGGGTTGGTCGCCAACGAGACGCGGCTGTCGATCCTGGAGGCGCTCTGGACCGCTGACGCATCGCCGGTCCGGTTCTCGGAGCTCCGAGAGGCCGTCGGGATGCGCGACAGCGCACAGTTCAACTACCACCTCGACAAGCTGACCGACCAGTTCGTCCGGAAGCTCGACGAGGGGTACGAGCTCCGCCACGCCGGCGAGAAAGTGGTACAGGCGGTGCTCGCGGGCTCGTTCACCGAACATCCGACCCTCGACCCCATCGACGTGGGCGACCCGTGTGTGAACTGCGGCGCCGACCTCCGGGCGACCTACGAGGACGAACGCCTCGCGATCACCTGTCCCGACTGTGGCTACGGCCACGGCGAGTACGCGTTCCCGCCGGGCGGCCTGACCGACCGCGACGACGAGGAGGTCCTCGCGGCGTTCGACCAGCGCGTCCGGCACCTCCACTGTCTCGCCAAGGACGGCGTCTGTCCCGAGTGCAGCGGCCGGATGGAGACCACCGTCGAGCGCGCCGACGACTGCTGTGTCGGCAGCAGCCTCACCGCGACCCATCGCTGTTCGCAGTGTAACCACCAACTCTGTTCGGCGGTGGGGCTGGCGCTACTCGACGACAGCGAGGTCGTCGGATTCCACCGCGAACACGGCGTCTCCCTCTCCGAGCGGCCCTACTGGACGCTCCCGTGGTGTGTCACCGACGACCCGATCACGCTGGCCGGCGAGGACCCACAGCGCTTCGAAGTCGCCATCGACTGCGAGGACGAGACGATGACGGTCACCCTCGACGACGACCTCTCCGTCGTCGAAACGGCACGTTCGGACTGA
- a CDS encoding DUF7123 family protein, which translates to MTDYTEEEARIVAYLRHSVSSGDRYFRAKNIAESIGLSAKQVGSRLPTLAEKSEDVEIEKWGRSKSTTWRVTPQG; encoded by the coding sequence ATGACTGACTACACAGAGGAGGAGGCGCGCATCGTCGCCTATCTACGCCACAGCGTCTCCTCCGGGGACCGGTACTTCCGGGCCAAGAACATCGCCGAGTCGATCGGCCTCTCGGCCAAACAGGTCGGCAGCCGCCTGCCGACGCTGGCCGAGAAGTCGGAGGACGTGGAGATCGAGAAGTGGGGGCGCTCGAAATCCACGACGTGGCGGGTCACGCCGCAGGGCTGA
- a CDS encoding CoxG family protein, whose translation MTVRVERTFTFEASPEDVWAFIADPEKRAQAISVVESYEITDEANYKAVWHVSLPIPGLGATVPIETEDVRRDPPTEVEFVGRSKALRVTGTHVIDSDGGTTTLHNEFVVDGRIPGVERFFKKNFEAELDNLEAALREELEQTV comes from the coding sequence ATGACCGTCCGTGTCGAGCGGACCTTCACGTTCGAGGCCTCGCCCGAGGACGTGTGGGCGTTCATCGCCGACCCAGAGAAACGAGCCCAGGCGATCAGCGTCGTCGAGTCCTACGAGATCACCGACGAGGCGAACTACAAGGCCGTCTGGCACGTCAGCCTCCCGATCCCTGGACTCGGAGCCACCGTCCCCATCGAGACCGAGGACGTGCGACGTGACCCGCCAACGGAGGTCGAGTTCGTCGGCCGCTCGAAGGCCCTCCGCGTCACCGGAACCCACGTCATCGACTCCGACGGCGGGACGACGACGCTCCACAACGAGTTCGTCGTCGACGGCCGGATCCCGGGCGTCGAGCGCTTCTTCAAGAAGAACTTCGAGGCGGAACTCGACAACCTCGAAGCCGCCCTCCGGGAGGAACTGGAGCAGACAGTATGA
- a CDS encoding nitrilase-related carbon-nitrogen hydrolase, giving the protein MTIALAQHRVKASRVGANVDRAVAAIERAAADGADLVCLPELFNVGYFAFESYARNAEGLDGPTLDRIRDVAADHGVAVQAGSIVEDLEASAAAGFETPAPDGLANASAFVGRDGEVEAVYRKQHLFGYDSAETELLTPGESLSTVEFEGFTVGMTTCYDLRFPELYRDLADEGVSLILVPSAWPYPRVEHWQTLPRSRAIENLAYVATVNGAGEMEGDRLVGRSTVYDPWGTPQATCDDDPALVTTEIAPSQVEAVREEFPALRDRR; this is encoded by the coding sequence ATCACGATCGCGCTCGCCCAGCACCGGGTGAAGGCCAGCCGCGTCGGCGCCAACGTCGACCGTGCGGTCGCCGCGATCGAACGTGCGGCCGCCGACGGTGCCGACCTCGTCTGTCTGCCGGAACTGTTCAACGTCGGCTACTTCGCCTTCGAGAGCTACGCCCGGAACGCCGAGGGGCTTGACGGGCCGACGCTCGACCGGATTCGCGATGTGGCCGCCGACCACGGCGTCGCTGTGCAGGCCGGCAGTATCGTCGAGGACCTAGAGGCCAGCGCCGCCGCCGGCTTCGAGACGCCCGCGCCCGACGGACTGGCCAACGCCTCGGCGTTCGTCGGCCGCGACGGCGAAGTCGAGGCCGTCTACCGCAAACAGCACCTGTTCGGCTACGACTCCGCGGAGACCGAACTGCTCACGCCCGGCGAGTCCCTGTCGACCGTCGAGTTCGAGGGGTTCACCGTCGGAATGACGACCTGCTACGACCTGCGGTTCCCCGAACTCTACCGTGACCTCGCCGACGAGGGCGTCTCGCTGATCCTCGTCCCGAGTGCGTGGCCCTACCCGCGGGTCGAACACTGGCAGACGCTCCCCCGGTCGCGGGCCATCGAGAACCTCGCCTACGTAGCGACGGTCAACGGCGCCGGCGAGATGGAGGGGGACCGACTCGTCGGCCGTTCGACCGTCTACGACCCGTGGGGGACACCGCAGGCGACCTGCGACGACGACCCGGCGCTGGTGACCACGGAGATCGCTCCCTCGCAGGTCGAGGCCGTCCGTGAGGAGTTCCCGGCGCTTCGGGACCGTCGGTAG
- a CDS encoding cupin domain-containing protein: MEPVNEADLEWVTTEHGETAFRRKKLAAAAAGGAGGAEPPATDPELGCSLYELPPGKRSWPFHYHTGNEEAFYVLAGAGTLRAADDEHPLEAGDFVACPAGAEGAHRLVNDGDEPLRYLALSTMREPDVTVYPDSDKIGVFTGAAPGGEGDRDVSGYYERGASVDYWDGEA, from the coding sequence ATGGAGCCCGTGAATGAGGCCGATCTGGAATGGGTCACGACCGAACACGGCGAGACGGCGTTCCGCCGGAAGAAACTCGCCGCGGCCGCCGCCGGGGGCGCAGGTGGGGCAGAACCACCAGCCACGGACCCCGAACTCGGCTGCAGCCTCTACGAACTCCCGCCGGGAAAGCGCTCGTGGCCGTTCCACTACCACACGGGCAACGAGGAGGCGTTCTACGTCCTCGCCGGCGCGGGCACGCTCCGGGCGGCAGACGACGAACACCCCCTGGAGGCCGGCGACTTCGTGGCCTGTCCCGCCGGCGCCGAGGGCGCTCATCGGCTGGTCAACGACGGCGACGAACCGTTGCGGTACCTCGCGTTGTCGACGATGCGCGAACCGGACGTGACGGTCTACCCCGACAGCGACAAGATCGGCGTGTTCACCGGGGCAGCACCGGGTGGTGAGGGCGACCGGGACGTGTCGGGCTACTACGAGCGCGGGGCGAGCGTCGACTACTGGGACGGCGAGGCCTGA
- the gfo6 gene encoding D-xylose 1-dehydrogenase Gfo6 yields the protein MDLQALVDAASTRDWDTDPEGTVSLAVVGLGNYARNVSIPAIEGGDYATVGAVVSGDPEKAERVATEHDAAALTYEGYAEGEAVDAYDAAYVATPNRLHLDGIRTAADQGKHVICEKPLEATPERAAAAVDACDDAGVTLMTAYRMQADPVIRALGSFVSAGRIGQPTKAMGEFTFPVLAGSKGPDQWRLDAELAGGGALVDVGVYPLNTARYLLGSDPVAVDATARASEPFGDRPDDPESPRLADEHVHFLAEFPEGTTGEFTASFSGDADSWLELVGESGRIRIENAFVPNGERTVRVSTDAGDVTLSGIGADETVEEFDYFAHCVLTGTPPEPDGRDGLTDVAVMDAVYEAAATGRRTDASRR from the coding sequence ATGGACCTCCAAGCACTCGTCGATGCCGCCTCGACACGCGACTGGGACACCGATCCCGAGGGAACCGTCTCGCTGGCCGTCGTCGGCCTCGGCAACTACGCGCGGAACGTCTCGATCCCCGCGATCGAGGGCGGCGACTACGCGACCGTCGGCGCCGTCGTCTCGGGCGACCCCGAGAAAGCAGAGCGCGTCGCCACCGAGCACGACGCGGCCGCGTTGACCTACGAGGGCTACGCCGAGGGCGAGGCCGTCGACGCCTACGACGCCGCCTACGTCGCCACCCCGAACCGACTCCACCTCGACGGCATCCGCACCGCGGCCGATCAGGGGAAACACGTGATCTGTGAGAAGCCCCTCGAAGCGACGCCCGAGCGCGCCGCGGCGGCCGTCGACGCCTGCGACGACGCCGGCGTGACGCTGATGACGGCCTACCGGATGCAGGCTGATCCGGTGATCCGGGCGCTCGGCTCGTTCGTCTCGGCGGGTAGGATCGGCCAGCCGACGAAGGCGATGGGCGAGTTCACCTTCCCCGTGCTCGCGGGCTCGAAAGGCCCCGACCAGTGGCGTCTCGACGCCGAACTCGCCGGCGGCGGCGCGCTGGTCGACGTCGGCGTCTACCCGCTCAACACGGCGCGGTACCTGCTCGGGTCGGACCCGGTCGCCGTCGACGCGACCGCCCGGGCGAGCGAGCCGTTCGGTGACCGGCCTGACGACCCCGAGAGCCCGCGATTGGCCGACGAACACGTCCACTTCCTCGCGGAGTTCCCCGAGGGGACCACCGGCGAGTTCACCGCCAGCTTCAGCGGCGACGCCGACTCGTGGCTCGAACTGGTCGGCGAGTCCGGCCGGATCCGGATCGAGAACGCGTTCGTCCCGAACGGTGAGCGGACCGTTCGGGTGAGCACCGACGCCGGGGACGTGACACTCTCGGGCATCGGCGCCGACGAGACCGTCGAGGAGTTCGACTACTTCGCCCACTGCGTGTTGACCGGGACGCCGCCCGAACCAGACGGACGGGACGGGCTGACCGACGTGGCCGTGATGGACGCGGTGTACGAGGCCGCAGCAACCGGGCGACGGACGGACGCGAGCCGTCGCTGA
- a CDS encoding ABC transporter ATP-binding protein codes for MANQSPPAVRIDGLHKRFGDVTALRGIDLTVRRGEVFGFLGPNGAGKSTTIDCLLDYLRPTEGRVEVFGIDAQQESGRVRQRVGVLPDGYDTFSEYTARQHVEYAIESKGADDDPDALLDRVGLAGDEERVADDFSKGMTQRLMLAMALVGDPDLLVLDEPSTGLDPNGVRLMREIVREEAERGTTVFFSSHILDQVERVSDRVGILADGELVAVDSVEGLRGAGAVAELTVHCDPLPAAAVEATAELPGVDRANAEDGRLSVTCSGPAKVDVLDAIRDHGAGVQDFEADTGSLESVFASYTGADYEAVAGNGDGGGDTAAAPEVGE; via the coding sequence ATGGCGAATCAGTCCCCGCCAGCCGTCCGTATCGACGGCCTCCACAAGCGGTTCGGCGACGTGACCGCCCTCCGCGGTATCGACCTCACCGTCCGGCGCGGCGAGGTGTTCGGCTTCCTCGGCCCCAACGGCGCCGGGAAGTCGACGACCATCGACTGCCTGCTCGACTACCTCCGACCCACCGAGGGTCGCGTCGAGGTGTTCGGTATCGACGCCCAGCAGGAGTCGGGGCGTGTCCGGCAGCGCGTCGGCGTGCTCCCCGACGGCTACGACACCTTCAGCGAGTACACGGCTCGCCAGCACGTCGAGTACGCCATCGAGTCGAAGGGTGCCGACGACGACCCCGACGCACTGCTCGACCGGGTCGGCCTCGCCGGCGACGAGGAGCGCGTCGCCGACGACTTCTCGAAGGGCATGACCCAGCGGCTGATGCTCGCGATGGCGCTCGTCGGCGACCCCGACCTGCTCGTCCTCGACGAACCCTCGACCGGGCTGGACCCCAACGGCGTCCGGCTGATGCGCGAAATCGTCCGCGAGGAGGCCGAACGCGGGACGACGGTGTTCTTCTCCAGTCACATCCTCGATCAGGTCGAACGGGTGAGCGACCGCGTGGGCATCCTCGCCGACGGCGAACTCGTCGCCGTCGACAGCGTCGAGGGGCTCCGCGGCGCCGGCGCCGTCGCCGAACTCACGGTCCACTGTGACCCGTTGCCGGCCGCGGCCGTCGAGGCTACCGCTGAACTCCCCGGGGTAGACCGCGCGAACGCGGAGGACGGCCGGCTGAGCGTCACCTGTTCGGGGCCGGCCAAAGTCGACGTGCTCGACGCGATCCGGGACCACGGCGCGGGGGTACAGGACTTCGAGGCCGACACCGGTTCGTTGGAGTCCGTGTTCGCGTCCTACACCGGCGCCGACTACGAGGCGGTGGCCGGGAACGGTGACGGGGGCGGTGATACCGCCGCGGCCCCGGAGGTGGGCGAATGA
- a CDS encoding NUDIX hydrolase, producing the protein METTRHFTATVYVVNDGAAALHFHPKLGIHVPPGGHVDRDELPHEAGLRETREETGLEPTLLDDTDPVGAPAGQTLPRPREQLLYDIDGDEGQVFHQHIDHVYFATVPSREIDPAPGEAGVDAWEWYDREDLHESDIDDDTRALALRAIDATED; encoded by the coding sequence ATGGAGACCACGCGCCACTTCACCGCCACCGTCTACGTCGTCAACGACGGCGCCGCCGCGCTACACTTCCACCCCAAACTGGGGATCCACGTCCCGCCGGGCGGCCACGTCGACCGGGACGAACTCCCCCACGAAGCCGGCCTCCGCGAGACTCGTGAGGAGACCGGACTGGAACCGACGCTGCTCGACGACACCGACCCCGTCGGTGCCCCCGCCGGTCAGACCCTCCCGCGACCCCGCGAGCAGTTGCTCTACGACATCGACGGCGACGAGGGGCAGGTGTTTCACCAACACATCGACCACGTCTACTTCGCGACGGTCCCCTCCCGCGAGATCGACCCCGCCCCGGGCGAGGCCGGCGTCGACGCGTGGGAGTGGTACGACCGTGAGGACCTGCACGAGAGCGACATCGACGACGACACGCGGGCGCTGGCGCTCCGAGCGATCGACGCCACTGAGGACTGA
- a CDS encoding ABC transporter permease, translated as MSLRTVARKYAADTHRTKSAWVVTALFAVVFGFIGWSSGYSYGGEVNPLVAGGITNAAAVLVPLATLALGHGAVAGARESGSLRVLLAYPHSRRDVAAGAFLGRLGPILLAVTVGLVVAPMTYALRVGQLPSADYLTLVGFVYLWTLFATALAVGVSALVTTGRRAIAGGLGTYIGFLFVWDWLPSEIVRRTVPRDQRYPRPEWAQLWTSLDPVSGYTDATRLLRFRPDEPLAVFETMPFLAAVIAVWAVVPMALALWRFPRTDL; from the coding sequence ATGAGCCTCCGAACTGTCGCTCGGAAGTACGCCGCCGACACCCACCGCACGAAGTCGGCGTGGGTGGTGACGGCGCTGTTCGCGGTCGTGTTCGGCTTCATCGGCTGGTCGAGCGGCTACAGCTACGGCGGCGAGGTCAACCCGCTCGTGGCCGGCGGCATCACGAACGCCGCGGCCGTGTTGGTGCCGCTAGCGACGCTCGCACTCGGCCACGGCGCCGTCGCCGGCGCCCGCGAGTCGGGGTCGCTCCGCGTGCTGCTCGCCTACCCACACTCCCGCCGTGACGTGGCGGCCGGCGCGTTCCTCGGCCGTCTGGGGCCGATCCTCCTCGCGGTCACCGTCGGCCTCGTCGTCGCGCCGATGACCTACGCGCTCCGCGTCGGGCAGCTCCCGAGCGCCGATTACCTGACGCTCGTCGGCTTCGTCTACCTCTGGACCCTGTTCGCGACCGCGCTCGCGGTCGGCGTCTCGGCGCTGGTCACGACGGGTCGCCGCGCCATCGCCGGCGGGCTCGGGACCTACATCGGGTTCCTGTTCGTCTGGGACTGGCTGCCCTCTGAGATCGTCCGCCGAACGGTTCCGCGCGACCAGCGGTACCCGCGTCCGGAGTGGGCGCAGCTGTGGACGTCGCTCGACCCCGTGTCGGGCTACACCGACGCGACGCGGCTGCTCCGGTTCCGCCCGGACGAACCGCTGGCAGTCTTCGAGACGATGCCGTTCTTGGCGGCCGTCATCGCGGTCTGGGCGGTCGTCCCGATGGCGCTGGCGCTGTGGCGGTTCCCGCGGACGGACCTCTGA